Within Streptomyces sp. SS1-1, the genomic segment AGTCGGAGCATGTGAAGGGGCTGCGGGCCCAACCGGTGACGGTGAGGGCGTGACGGGCGATGCGGCAGGCCTGGCGCTGCTGGTCGAGCAGGTGGAGACCGGCGGCGTATATGGAGCCGAAGTGCTCGAAGTCCCACGTGAGGTGGGTGACCGTGCGTGGCAGCTCGCTCGAGGCGGCAGCGAGGAATACAGACTGTCTGAACACGCTGTATGGTTGATAGGGAAGATGACGTCGGACCGTCGAGTGCAGACCCGCCCCCCCGGCACCGTGACGACGGCCCCCACTAGGCAGGACACAGCTATGACGCCCATAACCACTCCCTTCGGGATGCGCGCGACCGCGGCCGAGGTGCTCGACGGAGTCGACCTGCGCGGGCGACGGATGATCGTCACCGGTGGGTCCTCCGGGCTCGGCCTCGAGACGGTCCGCGCGCTCGCCGGGGCCGGCGCCGAGGTGACGATCGCCACCCGGAACCCCGACGCGGCCAGGTCTCTCGTCGACGAGTTCCCCGGCACCCGGGCGGCCGCGCTCGAGCTCGGGGACCTGGATTCCGTCCGTGCCTTCTGCGAATCCTGGGAAGGGCCGCTCGACGGCCTCGTCGCGAACGCCGGCGTGATGATGCTCCCGACCCGCCAGGTCAGCGCCCAGGGCTGGGAGTTGCAACTCGCCACGAACTACCTCGGTCACTTCGCCCTGGCCGTCGGCCTGCACTCCGCCCTGAGGAGCGCGGAGAACGCCCGCGTCGTCGTGGTCAGCTCCGGCGCACAGCTGCGAGCCGGGTTCGACTTCGACGACCCGCAGTTCGAGGAGCGTCCCTACGACCCGTTCGTCGCCTACGCGCAGTCGAAGACCGCCGACGTGCTGCTGGCCGTCGGGATCAGCCGGCGGTGGGCCGGGGACGGCATCACCGCCAACGCCTGCGCTCCCGGCTGGATCCACACCAACCTCGCCCGTCACCTCGACGAGGCCACCCTGCGAGCGCTCGGCGCGCTGGACGAGGACGGCAACCTCGTCACCCCGGACTACTACAAGACCCCGGCGCAGGGCGCCGCCACGAGCACCCTGCTGGCCGCGTCCCCCCTCCTCGACGGCGTGACCGGCCGGTACTTCGAGGACAACCAGGAATCCGAGGTCGTCGACGGCGGGCCCGACGTGATGGCCGGTGTGGCGAAGTGGTCGGTGGACGCCGACGCAGCCGACCGGCTGTGGGACTACGCTCTGCCCGTGGTGCGCTGAACCCGCACTCCGCCGCACCCCGCGGAGCGCACACGCCCGAGGACGTACGAGAGAGATCTTGATGAGACCCGTCACACGACGCCAGGCCGACCACCACGCGGCACGCTCGGCCGCGACGGTGGCCCAGGTCATGTCCACCCTGCAGCGGCTCCTGGAGTCCGGCGAAGCCTTCTCCGAGATCAGCGTCCAGCGGATCCTGGAGGAGGCGGGCGTCTCCCGGGCCACGTTCTACGCGCACTTCCAGAGCAAGTCCGACGTACTGGTCAGGCTCACCGACGACCTGCGGGAGTCACTGCTCACGCACGCACAACAGTGGAATCCCGCCGCCGGGCCGGAGGCGCTCGCGCACTTCTTCGAAGACGTGATCAAGACGCACCGCCTCCATCAGAGCCTGATCACGGCGGTGCGCGAGGCCGCCGCCTACGACCCGACGGTGCACGACTTCTACACGGCCGACCTCGAGGGCTTCGAGGTGAACGCCCTGCGGTCCCTGCTCGCTGACCAGGCGGCCGGGCTCGCCCCGCCCGACCTCGACGCGGCCTCCGCCAGCCGCATCATCGTCTGGGGAGGCGCGCAGGCGATCGCCCACCACATCAGCGTCGACGATGGCAGCGGTGACGGCGCCTTCGCCCGCGAACTCGCCCGGATCTGGTGGCACGGCGCCTACCGACGCCCCGGAACCGACGGCGCCGCTGAGGCGGACGTGGCGGCCGACTAGCCGAGGACCGCCGTCCTCGCTCCCCGGCACCGGGTGGTGCCGCCGACGGGGGAGCGGCCCGTGGGCCGGCCTTATGCGAGATCCCAGTCCAGGCGGAGGATGGCGAGATCGTCCGTGTGCCGGTTGGCGTTGAGGGCGCGGGTCTCGACGATGAGCGCGTCGAGGTGGGCGCCGGGGTCCGCGGCGTGGAGCGTGTCGAGGATGCCGAGCAGGCCGTCGACTCCGAGCCGGGTGCCGGTGATGCCGGCGAAGCCTTCGATGAGGCCGTCCGTGTAGGCGAGCAGAGCTCCGCGCGGAGGGAGGGGGAAGGTCGTCGACGGCCACTTGCCCAGGCCGGGTGCGACACCGAGGGCGACTCCGTGGGCGGCGGTCACCTCACGGGCGCCGGCGCTGGTCAGCAGCAGCGGTTCATGGTGGCCGGCCAGGTGCAGGGTGCACGTGGCGGCGGTGGGGTCCAGGGTGATGAGGGTGCAGGTGGCGAACAGGTCCTGGCCGGTGCGCTCGGCGACATGTATGCGTTCCAGCAGATGAAGCAGATGCTGGTCGCGATGGCCGCCCAGGGTCAGCGCGCGCCAGGCGATGCGCAGGCACACTCCGAGGGCCGCGGCGTCCGGGCCGTGGCCGCTGACGTCGCCGATGATGGCGTGGACCTGGCCGTCGTCGGTCTGGACGACGTCCAGGAAGTCGCCTCCGAGCAGGGCCTGTGCCCGCCCCGGGTAGTAGCGGCTGGCGGTGCTGACGGTGGCGGAGGTGAGCAGGGGCTCGGGCAGCAGTCCGCGCTCCAGACGCGCGTTCTCCTCGGCGCGGAGCTGCCCGATCTGGAGGGCGGCGCTGGCCCGCTCGACATGCTTTCGCTGGACGGCGTAGCGCACCGCGCGCTGCATCAGGTCCGGCGCGACCTTGCCCTTGACGAGGTAGTCCTGGGCGCCCGCGGCGAGGGCCTCGACCCCGGCCCGGGGCTCGGCCAGGCCGGTCAGCACGATGATGGCGGCGGTGTGGGTCTCCGGCTGGAGCGCCTGGACGGTCTCCACGCCGGAGGCGTCGGGCAGGTGCAGGTCCAGCAGGACGCAGTCGACCGGCGTGCCGGCGAGCGTCACCCGGGCTTCGGCGGCCGAACGGCAGCGGATCAGGCTGTGTGGCAGATCGGTGTCGTAGAGGAGCTCCTCGACGAGAAGGGCGTCCCCGTCGTCGTCCTCCACGAGCAGGATGGTGTACTGCTCGGTACCGCCCGCGCTGTGGTCGCTCACGGCTGTGTCTCCCGCTCCGGCACGGTCGGAGCGTTCGTGGGGACGGGCAGGGTGAAGACGACCCGTGTCCCCGGCTGGTGGTCCGGGTCGATGGTGATCGTCCCGTCGTGGAACTCCACGATCTTCTTGCACATGGCCAGGCCGATGCCGGTGCCGGGATAGGCGTCCTTGGTGTGCAGCCGCTGGAAGAGGATGAAGACCTTCTGCTGGAACTCCGGCGCGATTCCGATGCCGTTGTCACTGACGGCGAACTCCCATACGCCGTCGACGACGGCGGCGCTGATGTGGATGCGCGGTGTCCGTTCGGGACTACGGAACTTGATGGCGTTCGAGAGCAGGTTCTGCCAGAGCATGGTGAGCTGGGTGGTGTCCCCGGCGATGGTGGGCAGCGGGTCGCTGGTGATCTCGGCGTCGCTCTCCTCGATGGCCACGCTGAGGTTGCCCAGGGCGTTGTCTAGCACGCTCTGCAGGTCCACGGTGCGGCGGTCGTTGTGCACACGGCCGACACGGGAGAACGCCAGCAGATCGTTGATGAGGACCTGCATGCGGTTGGCGCCGTCGACGGCGAAGTCGATGTACTGGTCGGCTCGTTCGTCCAGCTGGCCCCCGTAGCGCCGCTTCAGGAGCTGGGTGAAGCTGGACACCTTGCGCAGGGGTTCCTGCAGGTCGTGGGAGGCTACGTAGGCGAACTGCTCCAGCTCGGTGTTCGATCGCTTGAGGTCCGCCGCCTGTTCGTCCAGCAGCCTGCGGGACTCCTCGCTGGATGTGAGTTCCGCGACCAGGCGCCGACGCATCAGCTCCACGTCGGCCGACAGCCGGCGCAGGTCGGCCGGGCCCGCGCCGTCCAGGGAGCGGTCGAAGCGTCCTTGTGCGACGTCACGGGCCGACGCACCGAGCCGGGCGAGCGGAGCGGTGATGCCGCGGCGCAGGCCCTCGAAGATGAGCACGGTGACCAGGACGATGACGACGGCGATGCCGGTGAACATCCAGTTCCGTACGGTCATGGCCGTGCGCAGCTCGCGGCTGACCTCGGTGCGCCGGTCCTGGAGGTGGGCCTGCTGGCGCGTCATGGCGGTGCGCAGCCGGTCGAAGGTGGCCTTGCCCTCCGCCGTGCGCTTCTCGGCCGCCTCGACCACGTCGTTCGGAGCCGCTGTCGACACGGGGCGGGCTATGCGCTCATGCCAGGTACCGGCCAGCGCCTGCACCTCGGCCAGATCCTTGAGGCCCCCGTCGTCGCCTGCCAGCAGGGGTTTGAGCTCCGCGAGGGCGGAGCGCTCGTCCGCCACGCCTTGTCGGTAGGGTGCCAGGAAGTCCTTGCTGCCGGACAGTCCGTAGCCGCGGATACCGGTCTCCTGGTTGACCAGTGCTTCCTCCAGCCTGATCGAGGCGATCAGGGCAGGGGTGCGGCGATCGACCACCTCGTCGGTCAGTTGTGATGTGCGCCACATCGCCCAAACGCCCAGTGCCCCCAGAACGGTCAACACGGACAGGGTGACCGAGACGCCGACCCGCAGCCAGCGGCGGGTGGTCCAGGCGGACAGGGCACCCTCGGCGGGCGACGACCTTCTGCTCATCGCGGTTCGAATCTCTCCCTCAAGTAACGACTCGCGCCACGACATCTACACGCGACACGCACACTGTACCGGTGACATGACAACGGACGTTGTCCCGGGGGAGATCAAAGCCCTACGCTGCTGTCATGCCCAGATCTTCTTCCACCGCGGCCCCATCGGACGGGGCGACGACCGCGCTGGTGGCAAAGGTGGTCGACGAACTCACCCGCTGCATGGCGCAGCACAGCGGCGACCTCTCGGCCGACTTCGCCCGGACCGCCGGTGAGGCCCGCCAGGGCGCACTGGCGCGCCTGCGGGTCCTGGCCGGCGTCAAGGAATGCGTCCGGCACCTGGAGGACCAGGCAGCCCACGCCGCAGCCGCGCACGGCGCCGGCTACCCGGAGATCGGTCAGGCCGTGAACATGAGCCGGCAAGGAGCCCGGCGCCGCTGGCCGGGCCTGATCACCAGCAACACACCCCATCGCACCCCCCTACCCCGGAGCTCGTGAACCATGGCTGCCGCCGCCGCAACCCGCCCCTACGACGTGCTGTTGGTCGAGGACGACGCCGCCGACGCCCTGCTCATCCAGGACGCCCTCACCGAACGCGGAACCCGCAACATCACCCAGGTCTCCGACGGCATCGCGGCCCTGGAATTCCTGCGCGACCAGGGCAACGAGCGTCCCGATCTCATCGTGCTCGACCTCAACATGCCGCGGATGAACGGCCGCGAGTTCCTCGCGGTGGTGAAGGAGGACCCCGAACTGCGCACCATCCCCGTCGTGGTCCTGACCACCTCGGCCGCCCCTGACGACGTCACCGGCGCCTATCGCCACCACGCCAACGCCTACGTCACCAAGCCCGTCAACCTCGACGAGTTCGAAGCGGCGGTCCGCAGCATCGACTCCTTCTACCTCGACATCGCCGTGAAGCCCCCCAAGGCGTAACCGGCCGCGCGCCACCCGTTCGTGAGCCTCGGCCTGCTCGCGAACGGGTGCGTCAGCCGTGTGCATCCGCACCGGCCGCCCACGGGGTCGCGGCGAGC encodes:
- a CDS encoding SDR family NAD(P)-dependent oxidoreductase, with the protein product MTPITTPFGMRATAAEVLDGVDLRGRRMIVTGGSSGLGLETVRALAGAGAEVTIATRNPDAARSLVDEFPGTRAAALELGDLDSVRAFCESWEGPLDGLVANAGVMMLPTRQVSAQGWELQLATNYLGHFALAVGLHSALRSAENARVVVVSSGAQLRAGFDFDDPQFEERPYDPFVAYAQSKTADVLLAVGISRRWAGDGITANACAPGWIHTNLARHLDEATLRALGALDEDGNLVTPDYYKTPAQGAATSTLLAASPLLDGVTGRYFEDNQESEVVDGGPDVMAGVAKWSVDADAADRLWDYALPVVR
- a CDS encoding TetR/AcrR family transcriptional regulator, which translates into the protein MRPVTRRQADHHAARSAATVAQVMSTLQRLLESGEAFSEISVQRILEEAGVSRATFYAHFQSKSDVLVRLTDDLRESLLTHAQQWNPAAGPEALAHFFEDVIKTHRLHQSLITAVREAAAYDPTVHDFYTADLEGFEVNALRSLLADQAAGLAPPDLDAASASRIIVWGGAQAIAHHISVDDGSGDGAFARELARIWWHGAYRRPGTDGAAEADVAAD
- a CDS encoding PP2C family protein-serine/threonine phosphatase, which translates into the protein MSDHSAGGTEQYTILLVEDDDGDALLVEELLYDTDLPHSLIRCRSAAEARVTLAGTPVDCVLLDLHLPDASGVETVQALQPETHTAAIIVLTGLAEPRAGVEALAAGAQDYLVKGKVAPDLMQRAVRYAVQRKHVERASAALQIGQLRAEENARLERGLLPEPLLTSATVSTASRYYPGRAQALLGGDFLDVVQTDDGQVHAIIGDVSGHGPDAAALGVCLRIAWRALTLGGHRDQHLLHLLERIHVAERTGQDLFATCTLITLDPTAATCTLHLAGHHEPLLLTSAGAREVTAAHGVALGVAPGLGKWPSTTFPLPPRGALLAYTDGLIEGFAGITGTRLGVDGLLGILDTLHAADPGAHLDALIVETRALNANRHTDDLAILRLDWDLA
- a CDS encoding sensor histidine kinase, coding for MSRRSSPAEGALSAWTTRRWLRVGVSVTLSVLTVLGALGVWAMWRTSQLTDEVVDRRTPALIASIRLEEALVNQETGIRGYGLSGSKDFLAPYRQGVADERSALAELKPLLAGDDGGLKDLAEVQALAGTWHERIARPVSTAAPNDVVEAAEKRTAEGKATFDRLRTAMTRQQAHLQDRRTEVSRELRTAMTVRNWMFTGIAVVIVLVTVLIFEGLRRGITAPLARLGASARDVAQGRFDRSLDGAGPADLRRLSADVELMRRRLVAELTSSEESRRLLDEQAADLKRSNTELEQFAYVASHDLQEPLRKVSSFTQLLKRRYGGQLDERADQYIDFAVDGANRMQVLINDLLAFSRVGRVHNDRRTVDLQSVLDNALGNLSVAIEESDAEITSDPLPTIAGDTTQLTMLWQNLLSNAIKFRSPERTPRIHISAAVVDGVWEFAVSDNGIGIAPEFQQKVFILFQRLHTKDAYPGTGIGLAMCKKIVEFHDGTITIDPDHQPGTRVVFTLPVPTNAPTVPERETQP
- a CDS encoding response regulator — encoded protein: MAAAAATRPYDVLLVEDDAADALLIQDALTERGTRNITQVSDGIAALEFLRDQGNERPDLIVLDLNMPRMNGREFLAVVKEDPELRTIPVVVLTTSAAPDDVTGAYRHHANAYVTKPVNLDEFEAAVRSIDSFYLDIAVKPPKA